The Solibacillus sp. FSL W7-1436 genome window below encodes:
- the istA gene encoding IS21 family transposase, translating to MSEVNCIKTLRNEKGLSITEIANTMQVNWRTAKKYGDGDQLPQEKTHLKTGMMYDEEWGEIVIDWLEEDLKLKKKLRRTNKKMFEDLVKKGFKGSYRTLCNFIQEWKAAQEDEIDKGHERLEHPEGEAQVDFGIMEAVQDGEILDVHALVMSFPASNTAFAVPMPGENLECFLGGLQVLFKQAGGVPLSIRIDNLTPAVKKVRKGDSEAQLTEAFRHFQQYYGFKVQVCNPRKGNEKGHVEGKVGYVRYNFFSLPPVIKDLEDLTNQLEQQLIKDRQRVHYKKEVMIDELWKREQKQLIKLPEKPYPVFKQFLIKFNKYNEFKLDGHLIHVPRARNYVQLSCVTYWDSYKVITNDGEILLSDARPYMRKRRFIPWKEILKDWLKKPRVVGHSRYSIYLPTRIKEYLTVPSLALRKQRINELLTLLLTHDMNDIDQNFYNYIGREAEETEHPYGVNWTEYDALSPKGTEVLNHE from the coding sequence ATGTCTGAAGTTAATTGTATCAAAACATTACGAAATGAAAAAGGACTATCTATTACCGAAATTGCCAATACAATGCAAGTGAATTGGCGCACTGCCAAAAAATATGGCGATGGAGATCAATTGCCTCAAGAGAAAACTCATTTGAAAACGGGCATGATGTACGACGAAGAATGGGGAGAAATCGTAATTGATTGGTTAGAAGAGGATTTAAAACTTAAGAAAAAGTTACGCCGTACAAATAAGAAAATGTTTGAAGATTTAGTAAAGAAGGGCTTCAAAGGTTCCTATAGAACACTTTGTAATTTCATTCAAGAATGGAAAGCAGCACAAGAAGACGAAATAGACAAAGGTCATGAACGTTTAGAACATCCAGAAGGAGAAGCTCAAGTAGATTTCGGGATTATGGAAGCTGTTCAAGATGGCGAAATACTTGATGTTCACGCATTGGTCATGTCATTTCCAGCAAGTAATACAGCATTTGCGGTACCGATGCCGGGTGAAAATTTAGAATGCTTTTTAGGCGGACTTCAAGTGTTATTTAAACAGGCTGGTGGTGTCCCATTGAGCATTCGAATTGATAACTTAACACCTGCGGTGAAAAAGGTAAGAAAAGGCGATTCAGAGGCACAACTAACAGAAGCCTTTCGACATTTCCAACAATATTACGGGTTCAAAGTGCAAGTATGTAACCCACGAAAAGGAAATGAAAAAGGTCATGTGGAAGGTAAAGTAGGTTATGTTCGTTATAACTTCTTTAGCCTACCTCCGGTAATAAAGGATCTTGAAGATTTAACGAATCAATTAGAACAACAATTAATCAAGGATCGTCAACGAGTTCATTATAAAAAAGAAGTAATGATTGATGAACTGTGGAAGCGCGAGCAAAAGCAATTAATCAAATTACCTGAAAAACCGTATCCGGTATTTAAGCAGTTTTTAATCAAGTTTAATAAATATAATGAATTCAAACTTGATGGGCATTTGATTCATGTGCCAAGAGCAAGAAACTACGTCCAGCTTTCTTGTGTGACCTACTGGGATTCGTATAAAGTCATCACAAATGACGGAGAAATTTTATTATCTGATGCCCGACCTTATATGAGAAAACGTCGTTTTATTCCATGGAAGGAAATCTTAAAAGATTGGTTGAAAAAACCACGTGTTGTAGGGCATTCCCGTTACTCAATCTATCTGCCAACGCGCATTAAAGAGTATTTAACAGTTCCTTCACTTGCGTTAAGAAAACAACGGATTAATGAATTACTGACACTTTTACTTACACATGATATGAATGATATTGATCAAAATTTTTATAATTATATTGGCCGTGAGGCTGAAGAAACTGAACATCCTTACGGTGTTAATTGGACAGAATATGATGCCTTATCCCCAAAAGGGACGGAGGTGTTAAATCATGAATGA
- the istB gene encoding IS21-like element helper ATPase IstB, whose translation MNEDILTLCKQLRLAYVAEAIKEVPFTEPEEYLYQVLLKEQLGREQAKIARNLKQARFIDTKTLESYQWHKDICFPSHLTKDELEQLDFIRRKENVILVGAPGTGKTHLASALGRKACEHGFEVRFYRVSHLVEELEHALHTGKLKQFRSKLEKVDLMILDEMGYLPFGKEGAELLFQIISEFYEQKSLIITSNLEFSQWNRIFSDSRLTAALVDRLIHHAHIISYTGQSFRLTNALSRK comes from the coding sequence ATGAATGAAGATATTTTAACACTCTGTAAGCAATTGAGATTAGCATATGTAGCAGAAGCAATTAAAGAAGTGCCTTTTACTGAGCCGGAAGAATATCTGTATCAAGTTTTATTAAAAGAGCAGCTTGGCAGAGAACAAGCAAAAATAGCACGTAACTTGAAACAAGCTCGTTTCATTGATACAAAAACGCTAGAAAGCTACCAGTGGCATAAAGATATTTGTTTTCCTAGCCATTTAACGAAAGATGAGTTAGAACAGCTAGATTTTATTCGAAGAAAAGAGAATGTCATTTTAGTTGGCGCACCTGGAACAGGTAAAACACATTTAGCTTCTGCCCTTGGCCGAAAGGCTTGTGAGCATGGATTTGAAGTACGTTTTTATCGTGTATCGCATTTAGTTGAGGAGCTAGAGCACGCCCTACATACGGGGAAATTGAAGCAGTTTAGAAGTAAATTAGAGAAAGTTGATTTAATGATTTTAGATGAAATGGGTTATTTACCTTTCGGCAAAGAAGGAGCAGAATTACTGTTTCAAATTATTTCAGAGTTCTATGAACAAAAGAGCTTAATTATCACTTCAAATTTAGAATTTAGTCAGTGGAACCGCATTTTCTCGGATTCACGTTTAACGGCAGCTCTGGTGGATCGTTTGATTCACCACGCCCACATTATTTCCTACACGGGCCAGAGCTTCCGTTTAACAAATGCATTGTCGAGAAAATAG
- a CDS encoding recombinase family protein, translating into MTTEIRRVAIYARVSTEEQAKEGFSIAAQLQTLRQYAQIYNWEVIDEYVDEGISGKSVKGRPEMKRLIKDVENERFDAVLVWKISRLSRNMLETLMMLDKFEKYNVKFISYSENFDTSSPIGRLVLQIMASIAEMERNTLAENVKLGMKQRALEGRWNGGVVFGYDTVKKELVINEKEAEVVQLIYHMYANRKGLRAISNHLNKAGYRTKRNRYFSINGVAQILDNVIYNGKISWLKFENWDSKRRKGKNPNPILVEGKHEPIISDELWSVVRARRKSKSFKQRQSNEPFLLSGLLRCPDCGQGMVPSITTHTRKDGTKRKHRYYVCSDFHNKGSAACKANSIKAYEAEDTVIKKIEHFSSNKKRLYKTLTDISSSSAHSISQLNKELEKIDIRLKEIEQLQAKYMDAFEKNTLPVDILQERLQKVSIEKRELEQKKNEIIIQLGSIDSKVIQPELIEKLLKKFLSVYRKTSRENQKQLLQLLIDNIAIKQIDKSRTIKAIELEFDFTEMNISKTFILIHLLYRETDNENTFSIPASDKELPPYLQQFLPLFVVRFTLNNSETAVNLFY; encoded by the coding sequence ATGACAACAGAAATAAGAAGAGTAGCCATCTACGCCCGCGTAAGTACAGAAGAACAAGCAAAAGAAGGTTTCAGTATAGCTGCTCAACTTCAAACACTCCGGCAATATGCTCAAATCTATAACTGGGAAGTGATTGATGAATATGTCGATGAAGGAATTAGCGGTAAATCCGTAAAAGGACGGCCGGAAATGAAAAGACTAATAAAAGATGTAGAAAATGAGAGATTTGATGCGGTATTAGTTTGGAAAATTTCTCGACTTTCTAGAAATATGCTAGAAACACTTATGATGCTAGATAAATTTGAAAAATACAACGTCAAATTTATATCCTACTCAGAAAACTTTGATACCAGTAGTCCTATAGGTCGCTTAGTACTTCAAATTATGGCTTCAATAGCTGAAATGGAGCGAAATACATTAGCGGAAAATGTTAAGCTTGGAATGAAACAGAGGGCTTTGGAAGGGAGATGGAACGGCGGAGTTGTATTTGGATATGACACTGTTAAGAAGGAACTAGTTATCAATGAAAAAGAAGCTGAAGTAGTACAGTTAATCTATCATATGTATGCAAATCGTAAGGGCCTTAGAGCAATTTCCAACCATTTAAATAAAGCAGGATATAGGACGAAACGGAATCGGTATTTCTCTATTAATGGTGTAGCACAAATCCTAGACAATGTAATATATAACGGTAAAATCAGTTGGCTAAAATTTGAAAATTGGGATTCTAAACGAAGAAAAGGGAAAAATCCAAATCCCATTCTTGTAGAAGGAAAACATGAACCTATTATTTCAGACGAACTTTGGAGCGTTGTACGAGCAAGGAGAAAAAGTAAATCATTTAAGCAGCGTCAATCAAACGAACCATTTTTACTTAGTGGCCTTTTACGCTGTCCTGATTGTGGTCAAGGAATGGTTCCATCGATTACAACACATACTCGAAAGGATGGGACGAAACGGAAACATCGTTATTACGTCTGTAGCGATTTTCATAATAAAGGATCAGCTGCTTGTAAAGCTAATTCTATTAAGGCTTATGAAGCAGAAGATACGGTTATCAAGAAAATTGAACATTTTAGTTCTAATAAGAAGAGATTATATAAGACGCTCACAGACATAAGTTCAAGTTCTGCTCATTCGATAAGTCAGCTTAACAAAGAACTAGAAAAGATTGACATACGATTAAAAGAAATTGAACAATTACAGGCAAAGTATATGGATGCCTTTGAGAAAAATACTCTTCCTGTCGATATTCTGCAAGAAAGATTGCAAAAGGTATCCATTGAGAAAAGGGAGTTAGAACAGAAGAAAAATGAGATTATAATACAATTAGGTTCTATCGATTCTAAAGTGATTCAACCAGAGTTGATCGAAAAGCTACTAAAAAAATTCCTGTCAGTTTATAGGAAGACTTCTAGAGAAAATCAAAAACAATTACTTCAGTTGTTAATTGATAATATCGCAATCAAGCAAATAGATAAATCTAGAACTATAAAAGCCATAGAACTTGAATTTGATTTTACTGAAATGAATATATCCAAAACCTTTATACTTATCCATTTGTTATATCGTGAAACGGATAATGAAAACACATTTTCAATACCCGCTTCCGATAAAGAATTACCACCTTATCTACAACAATTTTTGCCTCTATTTGTGGTACGGTTCACCCTTAATAATTCTGAAACTGCGGTAAATCTGTTCTACTAG
- the rlmH gene encoding 23S rRNA (pseudouridine(1915)-N(3))-methyltransferase RlmH: MNITIISVGKLKEKYLKMGIEEYVKRLGGYAKIDLVEVPDEKAPEQLSDADMEIVKRKEGDRILAKINDGTYVIALALDGKMKTSEEMAADLEALMTYGKSKVAFVIGGSLGLHTDVLKRADEKLCFGKMTLPHQLMKLVLVEQIYRSFRIIKGEPYHK, translated from the coding sequence GTGAATATTACTATCATCTCGGTTGGTAAGTTGAAAGAAAAGTATTTAAAAATGGGTATCGAAGAATATGTGAAGCGATTAGGCGGCTACGCAAAAATCGATTTAGTGGAAGTACCGGATGAGAAAGCACCTGAACAGTTAAGTGATGCTGATATGGAAATCGTCAAACGTAAGGAGGGAGACCGTATCCTTGCGAAAATCAATGACGGGACATATGTTATCGCATTGGCACTCGATGGTAAAATGAAAACAAGCGAAGAAATGGCCGCTGATTTAGAGGCGCTGATGACCTACGGGAAAAGCAAAGTTGCATTTGTTATAGGCGGATCATTAGGATTGCATACGGATGTACTTAAGCGCGCAGATGAAAAACTGTGCTTCGGAAAAATGACACTGCCCCACCAGCTGATGAAACTCGTGCTAGTAGAACAGATTTACCGCAGTTTCAGAATTATTAAGGGTGAACCGTACCACAAATAG
- a CDS encoding CxxH/CxxC protein, which yields MKTYSCETHIDHALDMHVAETENFPMMDLLSEEEKLSTTCSYCEQSATYVVSSK from the coding sequence ATGAAGACTTACAGCTGCGAAACCCATATAGATCATGCGTTAGATATGCATGTGGCGGAAACAGAAAACTTCCCGATGATGGATTTACTATCGGAAGAAGAAAAGTTATCAACAACTTGTTCTTACTGTGAACAGTCAGCAACATATGTTGTATCAAGTAAATAA
- a CDS encoding S1C family serine protease: MGYYPEDDKKETQNDRIAELEARLQREEEEKKQRQNRKEKKGGSKGGYFLSGLSGVVVGALLLWLLLPSLANQLPGGNEVNSVTNDSPNSTISQTATEVTTDVTNAVEKVSSAVVGITNIQNVAPNFWNQSTGEAQAVGSGSGVVYKKDGKFAFIVTNHHVVDGAEQIEVTLDDGEKVKAELIGSDIWTDLAILSIPSEGIETVADFGDSDVLKQGETVIAIGNPLGLDFYGSVTTGVISGKDRSVPVDLNEDGAEDWSTEVLQTDAAINSGNSGGALVNIAGELIGINSMKIAQSSVEGLGFAIPINSAIPIIEQLEKHGEVQRPTMGISLVDLTEVPAYYQQQTLRLPEEVTNGVVISQVVRGSAADKAGLQQYDVIVEMDGEKIENAIELRKHLYNEKSIGDTLKIKVYRNGKIVEANLELVENAQL, encoded by the coding sequence ATGGGTTACTATCCTGAAGACGATAAGAAAGAAACTCAAAATGATCGTATTGCAGAGCTTGAGGCTCGTTTACAAAGAGAAGAAGAAGAGAAAAAACAGCGGCAAAATAGAAAAGAAAAAAAAGGCGGCAGTAAAGGCGGGTATTTTTTATCTGGTTTAAGTGGTGTTGTCGTTGGTGCTTTATTATTATGGCTCCTGCTTCCTTCGCTGGCAAATCAGTTGCCGGGTGGTAATGAAGTAAACTCGGTTACAAATGATTCTCCAAACTCAACGATTAGTCAAACTGCAACAGAAGTGACAACAGACGTAACGAATGCGGTTGAAAAAGTATCGAGTGCCGTTGTTGGGATAACAAACATTCAAAATGTGGCACCTAACTTTTGGAACCAAAGCACGGGAGAAGCTCAAGCGGTAGGTAGCGGTTCGGGCGTTGTGTATAAAAAAGATGGGAAATTTGCCTTTATCGTAACAAACCATCATGTTGTGGATGGAGCAGAACAAATTGAGGTAACATTGGATGATGGCGAGAAAGTAAAAGCAGAGCTTATCGGTTCTGATATTTGGACAGACTTGGCAATACTTTCAATACCAAGTGAAGGAATTGAGACAGTAGCAGATTTCGGGGATTCGGATGTATTAAAACAAGGTGAAACGGTAATTGCCATAGGGAATCCACTTGGCCTAGACTTTTATGGATCGGTAACAACAGGTGTAATTTCGGGGAAAGACCGCTCCGTACCGGTCGACTTAAATGAAGATGGCGCAGAAGACTGGTCAACAGAAGTATTACAGACGGATGCAGCGATCAACTCAGGGAACTCAGGTGGTGCCTTAGTGAATATTGCAGGTGAATTAATCGGTATAAATTCGATGAAAATTGCCCAGTCTTCAGTTGAGGGCCTAGGATTTGCGATTCCGATCAATTCAGCGATTCCGATCATCGAGCAATTGGAAAAGCACGGGGAAGTTCAACGTCCAACAATGGGCATTTCCTTAGTCGATCTGACGGAAGTACCGGCATATTATCAACAGCAAACATTGAGATTACCGGAGGAAGTCACAAATGGTGTTGTCATTTCCCAAGTTGTAAGAGGGTCTGCTGCGGATAAAGCAGGATTACAGCAGTACGATGTCATTGTAGAAATGGATGGCGAAAAGATCGAAAATGCAATTGAGCTTCGCAAACATTTATATAATGAAAAATCTATTGGCGATACATTAAAAATTAAAGTTTATCGTAACGGTAAAATAGTAGAAGCTAACTTAGAGTTGGTGGAAAATGCACAATTGTAA
- a CDS encoding MBL fold metallo-hydrolase, with product MRFSVLASGSTGNAVYVENDEHSFLIDAGLSGKKMEQLFANIDRDMKNLSGILVTHEHSDHIKGLGVIARKYNIPVFANAKTWTAMDGLVGTIPTDLCFDFNMETVKTFGGLDIQSFAVSHDAAEPMFYTFYENGRKLVVITDTGYVSDRMKGYISAADAYVFESNHDVSMLQMGKYPWSIKRRILSDVGHVSNEDAAVAMADVVAEKPTQIYLAHLSKDNNMKDLARMSVEQTLQSCGIIAGEYLHLHDTDANEPTKLVTV from the coding sequence ATGCGATTTAGCGTTTTAGCAAGTGGCAGTACTGGAAACGCGGTCTACGTAGAAAATGATGAACATTCATTTTTGATTGATGCAGGCTTAAGCGGAAAGAAAATGGAGCAACTGTTTGCTAATATAGATCGTGATATGAAAAATTTATCAGGCATTTTAGTAACACATGAGCATAGTGATCATATTAAAGGGCTTGGTGTAATAGCACGTAAATATAATATTCCTGTCTTTGCAAATGCAAAAACATGGACAGCGATGGATGGACTAGTAGGAACAATTCCAACGGATTTATGTTTCGATTTTAATATGGAAACAGTAAAAACGTTTGGCGGGCTGGATATTCAATCATTTGCGGTGTCTCACGATGCTGCTGAACCGATGTTCTATACATTCTATGAGAACGGACGAAAGCTTGTTGTCATTACAGATACAGGCTATGTCAGCGACCGTATGAAAGGATATATCTCAGCAGCCGATGCCTACGTGTTTGAAAGTAATCATGATGTGAGCATGCTTCAAATGGGCAAATACCCTTGGAGTATTAAACGCCGTATATTATCGGATGTAGGACATGTTTCAAATGAGGATGCTGCAGTGGCAATGGCTGATGTTGTAGCAGAAAAACCTACGCAGATTTATTTGGCGCATTTAAGTAAAGACAACAATATGAAAGATCTGGCGCGGATGAGCGTAGAACAGACATTACAGTCTTGCGGCATTATTGCAGGAGAATATTTGCATCTGCACGATACCGATGCAAATGAGCCGACAAAGCTTGTGACAGTATAA
- a CDS encoding two-component system regulatory protein YycI, giving the protein MDWSRTKTIFIWVFLVLNLFLYTQYLESYKEGQKIEVLGETMEIEARLKGDNITYIALPNNKESAAYYSGQIKNFSPSEVPYFTNQSAKIENNNKLIVTMDKPVKPQKTDTRDSYTDFVHNNVYEGDSYVLWDIDEEKKEATFFQKVNDVTLYYNVRGYVKLYWDDDNRIVSYEQTMLEEHKKLDKEQNLLTARQVLQILYGKNLLKPDSQITEMNLGYSTIVQLTQTQVFAPTWEVRVKLADDTEEIHFVNAVQGRIVEIQNDLSEIVEQTEDLEE; this is encoded by the coding sequence TTGGATTGGAGTAGAACGAAAACTATTTTTATATGGGTTTTTCTCGTATTGAATCTCTTTTTATATACGCAGTATCTAGAGAGTTATAAAGAAGGCCAGAAAATAGAAGTTTTAGGGGAAACGATGGAAATTGAAGCACGTTTGAAGGGAGATAATATAACGTATATCGCCCTTCCGAACAATAAGGAAAGTGCAGCATATTATTCCGGGCAAATTAAAAATTTCTCTCCATCTGAAGTGCCATACTTTACGAATCAAAGTGCAAAGATTGAAAATAACAATAAGCTGATTGTGACGATGGACAAGCCTGTAAAACCTCAGAAAACCGATACCCGAGATTCATATACTGATTTTGTCCACAATAATGTGTATGAAGGTGATTCCTATGTGCTATGGGATATCGATGAAGAGAAAAAAGAAGCGACATTTTTCCAGAAGGTAAACGATGTAACATTGTATTATAATGTGCGCGGTTATGTAAAACTTTATTGGGATGATGACAACCGCATAGTTTCCTATGAGCAAACAATGCTGGAAGAGCATAAAAAATTAGATAAAGAACAGAATCTATTAACTGCAAGACAAGTATTGCAGATTTTATATGGGAAGAATTTATTAAAACCGGATTCTCAGATAACGGAAATGAATCTAGGTTACTCCACAATCGTTCAATTAACGCAAACACAAGTATTTGCACCAACATGGGAAGTACGGGTAAAGCTGGCTGATGACACAGAGGAAATACATTTTGTGAACGCGGTACAAGGACGAATTGTAGAGATCCAAAATGACTTATCCGAAATTGTCGAGCAGACAGAGGATTTGGAAGAGTAA
- a CDS encoding YycH family regulatory protein translates to MKYVEQIKSLLLAFLVLLSIVFTLLIWNYKPEYETVKETQIEEVLVGKPKGIQEVIKPYRLLYRQNEQFYGTVSLKPLEDLYSHLSLWQVYEMDLINVDLSDSKMNEILRKNNRITMFYSEEIPMRVFSNLLSLNDYEIPDASFTRLIIDWSNVEKSSQLQLLFLNTEKRLLYRAYAGVPDKDYFTKKIIEPANDYSQYVEVERDALRSLYVPKDPIKSARYMYLNEEIQPDLFKRILFTELNIVQRNIESSQSERFTDGTSLMTVDSQNRIINYVYPTAESIAPMSSTTLLIDSYNFVNDHGGFTMDYRLSSMNIGRHSTEYQLFVQGLPVHSNVTTTRLVTTWGENRIFRYRRPYYSIGTVFQIVQRELESGEQVVESLRLKNKKLFEETEEILVGYKLTQEKTEEDTDVIVLEPRWFAVTNNVWTDLSPEEAGGDEVGLE, encoded by the coding sequence ATGAAATATGTTGAACAGATAAAATCTCTTTTATTAGCATTCCTCGTTTTACTCAGCATTGTGTTCACACTTCTTATTTGGAATTACAAACCGGAATATGAAACGGTAAAGGAGACCCAGATTGAGGAAGTACTTGTCGGCAAACCGAAGGGCATACAGGAAGTAATAAAACCGTACAGATTGTTATATCGTCAAAATGAGCAATTTTACGGGACAGTCTCTTTAAAACCTTTAGAAGATTTGTACAGTCACTTAAGCTTATGGCAAGTGTACGAGATGGATTTAATTAACGTTGACCTTTCAGACAGTAAAATGAACGAAATACTGCGTAAAAATAATCGTATAACAATGTTTTATAGTGAAGAAATTCCAATGCGTGTTTTCTCTAATCTTTTGTCACTTAATGATTATGAAATACCAGATGCAAGCTTTACACGTCTTATCATAGACTGGTCAAATGTAGAGAAAAGCAGTCAGTTACAGTTGCTTTTCCTGAACACAGAAAAGCGATTATTATATAGAGCATACGCGGGTGTACCGGATAAAGATTATTTCACGAAGAAGATAATTGAACCGGCAAATGATTATAGCCAGTATGTTGAGGTTGAACGGGATGCTTTACGCTCTTTATATGTGCCCAAAGATCCTATAAAATCAGCAAGGTATATGTATTTAAATGAAGAGATTCAACCGGACTTATTTAAAAGAATTCTCTTCACCGAATTAAATATCGTACAACGGAATATTGAAAGTTCTCAATCCGAACGGTTTACTGATGGGACATCGTTAATGACAGTAGACAGTCAAAATCGAATTATAAATTATGTATACCCGACTGCAGAAAGTATTGCACCGATGTCTTCCACGACATTATTGATAGACAGCTATAATTTTGTAAATGACCATGGCGGGTTTACAATGGATTACCGCTTGTCTTCAATGAACATTGGAAGGCACAGTACAGAATACCAGCTATTTGTACAGGGTTTACCTGTTCACAGTAATGTTACGACAACACGTCTCGTAACTACTTGGGGTGAAAACCGCATTTTCCGTTACCGCCGTCCTTACTATTCAATCGGAACAGTTTTCCAAATAGTACAGAGAGAGCTTGAATCAGGAGAACAAGTAGTTGAATCCCTTCGTTTAAAAAATAAAAAATTATTTGAAGAAACAGAGGAAATCCTTGTCGGGTACAAGTTAACGCAGGAAAAAACTGAGGAAGATACAGACGTAATCGTATTGGAGCCAAGATGGTTTGCCGTAACAAACAATGTATGGACAGACCTTTCACCCGAAGAAGCAGGGGGTGATGAAGTTGGATTGGAGTAG
- the walK gene encoding cell wall metabolism sensor histidine kinase WalK produces the protein MQKVSFFKSIHVKLVLIYVLLIIIALQIIGIYFSKQLETNLKTNFQDSIRQRIELVHYSVREEMIKIRDENTPPSLGDSLKTILEGFSTEDINKIYVVDHQDRILATSDDDQAIVGQRINEEIIQRAVSSETLLDKISLDRDTGERIWIMAVPIMDNVGLKEDLKGVIYVQSNIEKVYEQLNEINRIFAAGIAVSLAITIILGILVARTITRPISDMRKQAQAMSKGNYARKVRVYGTDEIGQLAIAFNHLTNRLQEAQSTTEAERRKLASVLSNMTDGVIATDRKGKIILINDPALELLHDSRETTLNRPIASVLRLDQEYSFEDLIHMKDPVNLDFSMNDAPYVLRANFSVIQKETGFVNGLITVLHDITEQEKIDMERREFVANVSHELRTPLTTMRSYLEALAEGAWKDENIAPTFLNVTQTETERMIRLVNDLLQLSKMDSQEYELNLEFIEFNKFFMQIIDRFEMSKSQNVEFIRLIPEKSYFVDIDTDKLTQVIDNIISNALKYSPDGGNIRFGFTVHDNMLRVMISDDGMGIPKENVTRIFDRFYRVDRARARSMGGTGLGLAIAREMIEAHGGKIWAESEEGQGTTIFFTLPYELDEAGDWE, from the coding sequence ATGCAAAAAGTGAGCTTTTTTAAGTCCATCCATGTAAAGCTTGTATTGATTTATGTCCTATTAATTATTATTGCGCTTCAAATTATAGGTATATATTTTTCAAAGCAGCTGGAGACGAATTTAAAAACGAATTTCCAAGATTCGATTCGCCAAAGAATAGAGCTTGTGCATTATAGTGTGCGTGAAGAAATGATAAAAATACGCGATGAAAATACCCCTCCCTCTTTAGGAGATAGTTTAAAAACGATTTTGGAGGGATTTTCTACAGAAGATATTAACAAAATCTATGTTGTGGACCATCAGGATCGTATATTGGCTACTTCCGACGATGACCAGGCAATTGTAGGTCAGCGTATAAATGAAGAAATTATCCAACGGGCCGTGTCTTCCGAAACTCTGTTGGATAAGATTTCATTGGATCGGGATACAGGCGAGCGTATATGGATAATGGCTGTTCCTATTATGGATAACGTAGGGCTTAAAGAGGATTTAAAAGGTGTCATTTACGTTCAATCGAATATTGAAAAGGTATACGAGCAACTAAATGAAATTAACCGGATTTTTGCAGCAGGTATTGCAGTGTCGCTTGCTATTACAATTATATTAGGAATTTTGGTTGCGCGAACCATTACTCGTCCCATTTCCGATATGCGGAAACAGGCGCAGGCAATGTCAAAAGGAAATTATGCAAGGAAAGTGCGTGTATACGGAACAGATGAAATCGGTCAGTTAGCCATTGCTTTCAACCATCTGACTAATCGTCTGCAGGAAGCACAATCCACGACAGAAGCAGAACGCCGGAAACTGGCAAGTGTACTTAGTAATATGACAGATGGTGTAATTGCAACAGACCGTAAAGGAAAAATTATTCTGATTAATGATCCGGCTTTGGAATTGCTTCATGATTCACGTGAAACAACTTTAAACCGTCCGATTGCATCGGTATTGCGCTTGGACCAGGAGTATAGTTTTGAAGACTTGATTCATATGAAAGATCCTGTGAATCTTGATTTTAGTATGAATGATGCGCCATATGTGTTACGAGCAAATTTTTCCGTAATTCAAAAGGAAACAGGTTTTGTAAATGGTCTGATTACAGTATTGCATGATATTACCGAACAGGAAAAAATTGATATGGAACGTCGTGAATTTGTTGCGAATGTTTCCCATGAATTGCGTACGCCTTTAACGACGATGCGCAGCTATTTAGAAGCGCTTGCAGAAGGTGCATGGAAAGATGAAAATATAGCGCCGACATTTTTAAACGTCACACAAACTGAAACAGAGCGTATGATTCGCCTTGTAAATGATTTGCTGCAATTGTCTAAAATGGACAGCCAGGAGTATGAACTGAATCTGGAGTTTATAGAATTTAACAAGTTTTTCATGCAAATTATCGACCGATTTGAAATGTCGAAATCACAGAATGTCGAGTTTATCCGATTAATTCCAGAAAAGAGCTATTTTGTAGATATTGATACGGATAAGCTGACACAGGTAATAGATAATATCATTTCAAATGCTTTGAAATATTCTCCTGACGGCGGCAATATTCGATTTGGATTTACCGTTCACGATAATATGCTTCGCGTTATGATTTCAGATGATGGTATGGGAATTCCGAAAGAAAATGTGACGCGAATTTTCGATCGCTTTTATCGTGTAGACCGGGCAAGAGCAAGGTCGATGGGCGGAACAGGTTTAGGTCTTGCAATTGCTCGTGAAATGATTGAAGCACACGGCGGGAAAATTTGGGCAGAAAGTGAGGAAGGCCAGGGTACTACGATATTCTTCACATTGCCATATGAATTGGATGAAGCGGGGGATTGGGAATGA